The following coding sequences lie in one Harpia harpyja isolate bHarHar1 chromosome W unlocalized genomic scaffold, bHarHar1 primary haplotype SUPER_W_unloc_1, whole genome shotgun sequence genomic window:
- the LOC128138087 gene encoding LOW QUALITY PROTEIN: protein Smaug homolog 2-like (The sequence of the model RefSeq protein was modified relative to this genomic sequence to represent the inferred CDS: inserted 3 bases in 3 codons; deleted 7 bases in 4 codons) produces MMFRDQVGIVAGWFKGWNECEQTVALLSLLKRVTRTQARFLQLCLEHSLADCADIHLLEAEANSTAAISQWPQEPAEAAVALLLAHLPLLQPGNAAXKAEYMKRLQKILAYAIESNRCVEESRQLLSYALIHPATTLDDRSALALWLGHLEERLAGGSSPPARPPCPDAPRRPPPPHEWPEHVAPELGPAWPEAAPRENGHPPSIPPASGNGLGGAALPCQLHPXPLKRSLSLVPSSPQGGGNEWPGGGDEPAPCPPPPPFGDHAPLSPQSSVASSGSEQTEEPAGSRNTFQEDGSGMKDVPSWLKSLRLHKYAALFSQMTYEEMMTLTEHHLESQNVTKGARHKIALSIQKLRERQSILRALEKDILEGGNLWTALQELQQIMVTPIKAFRPXPPGAADAFAPHPAADAEAPAAPVPDGDIPGQFTRVMGKVCTQLLVSRPDEENITSYLQLLEKCLSHEAFTETQKKRLLSWKQQVLKLLRAFPKKVPLDGPGPIGPPKGWAFGSNSLPIAGSVGGGGGRRGQRPFVLPPRALPPTHLGLLGPAGGAPIPRPPLGGPPFQCQGRQSLWFGSGGGGGSPGSRSVVQRTHSLPVHTSPQALLAFPQGSVPLPGTDLEINPTLESLCLSMTEHALGR; encoded by the exons ATGATGTTCCGGGATCAGGTGGGGATCGTGGCAGGGTGGTTCAAGGGTTGGAACGAGTGCGAGCAGACGGTGGCCCTGCTCTCGCTGCTGAAGCGTGTCACCCGCACACAGGCCCgcttcctccagctctgcctcGAGCACTCACTGGCCGACTGTGCCGACATCCACCTCCTTGAGGCTGAGGCCAACAGCACTG ccgccatCAGCCAGTGGCCACAGGAGCCGGCGGAGGCAGCAGTGGCCCTGCTCCTGGCCCACCTCCCACTCCTGCAGCCAGGGAACGCCG GCAAGGCCGAGTACATGAAGCGGCTGCAGAAAATCCTGGCGTATGCCATCGAGAGCAACCGCTGCGTGGAGGAGAGCCGGCAGCTCCTCTCCTATGCCCTCATCCACCCCGCCACCACCCTGGATGACCGCAGCGCCTTGGCGCTCTGGTTGGGCCACTTAGAGGAGCGTTTGGCtggtggcagcagccccccagcacgGCCCCCCTGCCCCGACGCTCCTCGACGGCCTCCGCCTCCCCACGAGTGGCCTGAGCACGTGGCCCCGGAGCTGGGGCCGGCCTGGCCTGAGGCAGCCCCCCGAGAGAATGGGCACCCGCCCTCCATTCCCCCTGCCAGCGGCAACGGCCTGGGGGGAGCGG ctctgccctgccagctgcaCC GCCCGCTGAAGCGTTCCCTCTCACTGGTGCCCAGCAGTCCCCAGGGAGGGGGAAACGAATGGCCGGGGGGGGGTGACGAGCcagct ccctgtccccccccgcccccctttgGGGACCACGCACCCCTCTCGCCCCAGAGCAGCGTGGCCTCCTCGGGCAGCGAGCAGACTGAGGAGCCGGCTGGCAGCCGCAACACCTTCCAGGAGGATGGCAGCGGCATGAAAG ATGTCCCCTCCTGGCTGAAGAGCCTGCGGCTGCACAAGTATGCAGCGCTCTTCTCCCAAATGACGTACGAGGAGATGATGACACTGACGGAGCATCACCTTGAGTCACAG AATGTCACCAAGGGCGCGCGGCACAAGATCGCCCTCAGCATCCAGAAGCTGCGGGAGCGGCAGAGCATCCTCAGGGCGCTGGAGAAG GACATCCTGGAGGGGGGCAACCTGTGGACGGCGCTGCAGGAGCTCCAGCAGATTATGGTGACCCCCATCAAGGCCTTCCGGC CCCCTCCCGGGGCCGCTGACGCCTTCGCCCCCCACCCGGCTGCTGATGCTGAAGCCCCCGCTGCCCCTGTCCCCGACGGGGACATCCCAGGGCAGTTCACCCGTGTCATGGGCAAAG TGTGCACCCAGCTGCTGGTGTCACGGCCAGATGAGGAGAACATCACCAGTTACCTCCAGCTCCTCGAGAAGTGCCTGAGCCACGAG GCATTCACGGAGACACAGAAGAAGAGGCTCCTCTCCTGGAAGCAGCAGGTCCTGAAGCTGCTCCGCGCCTTCCCCAAGAAGGTGCCGCTCGACGGGCCCGGGCCTATCGGCCCCCCCAAGGG CTGGGCCTTTGGCTCCAACTCGCTCCCCATAGCTGGCTctgtgggggggggc ggggggcggcgggggcagcgcccCTTCGTTTTGCCCCCCCGTGCGCTGCCCCCCACccacctggggctgctggggcctGCTGGTGGGGCC CCCATCCCCCGGCCTCCCCTCGGCGGACCCCCCTTTCAGTGCCAGGGACGACAG AGCCTGTGGTTTGGcagcggggggggc gggggctcccCGGGGAGCCGCAGCGTGGTGCAGCGCACCCACTCGCTGCCCGTCCACACCTCACCCCAGGCCCTGCTCGCCTTCCCCCAGGgtag tgTCCCCCTCCCTGGCACTGACCTGGAGATCAACCCCACGCTGGAGTCGCTGTGCCTAAGCATGACGGAGCACGCGCTGGGGCGGTGA